The DNA window ACGCGCTGGATGTCGACACCAATTTCGCCGGCCTGCGCGGCATCGGCTTCCTCAGGCTGGTCAAGACGGGCGATGAGGCAGCTGTCGAACGCGACATCCTGCATGATTTTGGCGCCAGCCATCCGGTCTATCCGGAGACGACGCAGCCCTGGCGGGCGCCCATCATGCTCTTCGAGCCGATGGACCCGTCCAACCAGGCCGGCATCGGCTACGATATGTTCAGCGAACCAGTGCGGCGCGCGGCGATAGAGAAGGCGATGGCCGATGACCAGCAGCACGCGAGCGGGCTGGTGCAACTGGGCCAGGGCACGGGCGCCACGCGGACCTTCACCGGCTTCCTGGTCTTTGTCCGGCTTAATGTCGAAACAGCGCCGGAGGTCATCAACGCATCGCGTTCCTCGACCGCGGGCTTTCTCTACGCGGCCTTCCGCGCCCGCGACTTGTTCCAGATCGCGCTCAGCCGTGCGCCGCTATTACCGGTCAACACGGAAATCTATGACGGTGCGGTGAACAGCGACAATCTCCTGTTCCAGTCGGAGACGCCGCCGGTTTCGTCCTTTGGCGATCGGCTGCTGGTCACCCGCAAGATCACGGTGGCCGGCCGGCCGTGGACGGTATTGTTCAGGCCGACCAGCGCCTTCTCGCAGCCGTCGTCGCGCGCCATTCCGGTGATGCTGGGGCTGTTCGGCCTGCTGGCGGCGGGCGCCATCGCGCTGGTGGCGCGCTATCAGGAACGTGCCTATGAGGCGGCATCGCGCTTGCACGAGACGACGGAGAAGAGCCTGCTCGAAAAGGACCTGATGCTGCAGGAGATGAAGCATCGCATCAAGAATTCGATCACCAGAGTGCTGGCGATCGCGCGGCAGACAGCTTCGCGAGCGACCGATGTCAACGAGTTTTCGGCGTCCTTCTCGGCCAGGCTGCAGGCGATGGCCGCTTCCCAGGACATGCTGACGCGTTCGCGCTGGCAGAAGGCGGATCTCGCTGATCTCCTGCGCATCGAACTTGGCCAGGTGTTCGGCAAGGACCTGCCGGAGGGGTTGCTGACGGGGCCCGAGGTGCTGCTCGACGAGACCACGACGCAGGCGCTTGGCCTCACCTTCCATGAACTGGCGACCAATGCGCTGAAATACGGTGAAGTGGGCAATTCCGCCAGTTCGCACCGAAGTGACTGGGCGCTCAAAGTGGACTGGTCGCTGGAAGGGCGGGGGCGCGAGCGGACGCTGGCGCTGAACTGGCGAGAGGCCGGGAAGAAAAAGGTCGAAGCGCCGGCCGAGACCGGATTTGGTACCAAGCTGATCGACCTCAATGTCACGCGCGAGTTGCGCGGCACGATCAAGCGCGATTTTCAGGCCGATGGTTTGAAGGTGGAAATAAGAATTCCGCTCACTGGTTGACGCCAATGGTCGCGCCGATGGCGATGGAATGTGCCCGCACATGCAAAATCCGGAGGCCGGCGGGCCGGCCTCCGGATCGTAGCTCGACTATCGCCGAATCAGTTGCAGCGGGCCGTGTAAATCCGGCCGTGACGGTCGCGATACTGGCAATAGCCGTTGCGCAGGTTGCGAACCAGCAAGCCCGATCCGGCACCGACAGCCGCACCGATCAGGGCACCCTTGCCGCCGCCGACCAGGCCGCCAATGCCAGCACCAATCAAGGTGCCGCCAGCCACGTCCTTCTCGGTCGAGGTGCAGCCGCTGAGAGCGGCAACCGCAACCATCGCAATAATCATCTTCCGCATCGAGTCACTCCTCACTTTGTGTCCACACTTTAGTTGGCTCCAGCAGCCATTTAGCTTAGTTGGCTCCAGCAGCCATTTAGCACGAAATTACGGCCTTTGCTGCTCGAATTTATTGTTGGCTAAGATAGTCTTTTTCTGGGCGCCCCGCCGCCGATGCCATCACCACATTGGAAATCGCCAATGATGCATTGAGGCTGCCATCGGGGCGCACATTCCAGACGATTTGATCGTAGTCATCCTCAAGCGCGGGATCGACCGCAAGGCATTTGGCGACAACATGCTGCGCCTGCCCTTGCACGTCGCCCATCGCGAACGGCCGTTCGGCGGTGCATTCGTCGGCGGTCGCGAAAACGCTGACGGGCACCTGCAATTCGCGGCAGTCGGCCATCGAGTTCGAACAGCCGATGACCAGCAACAACGCGGCTATGTGTTCCATGACGAGATGTCCTCTCGCCGCAACAACGGCGCACATCGTCAAAAAGTTCCTGTCGTGTCACGAGCACACGCAAATAATGACGGTACGAAGAACTGAGTTTCAAGCACGGCCAGAGGCTGCCACCAAAAAGCCAGCCCGGGGCAAGTTAGCGATATCCAGCCGAGAGCGCAGGGGAGGCGGCCAGGACTTCGATCAGGTCAACTGGAACAAAGCTGCGAGGAGTACAATCGCGGCCAGCGCGAGGACGATCCCAATCGTCAAGCCGTGTCGTGCCTGAAGGCGTGTTTCCGCGTTGGCTTCGGTATCCAGAAATTCGCCCATCGAAATACGGGCGGCCTGTTCCAATCTGTTGATATCGGCAATCGTCAAAACATTCCTCCCCACCGTACTGAAATCCTGCTGCCACAATGTCCGAAGACTGGACAGGTTCCGGCGGTGTCTGGGTAAAAAACAATCCGCTTTTATGGTGAACGGCTGGTTAAGAGCACGAGCCGTTCACTGCGCCTCGAAATTGCTATGTGGGACGACGAGGCGGTATTCGAGGCGGCCATCCGTGATGTCGAGGGTCGCGGTTCCGCCCAGGGATGTCGGCACCACCCGCTCCAGCGCGACGCTGCCGAAGCGCTTCTCTGTCCCCCGACCGCCATTGGCTCCAATGGCTTCGGCCCATGTCAGCGAGAGTGTAACCTCCCCGCTTTCGGCGGTGTTGAGATCGGCGGTTACTTCGACGAATCCATCCGGCCGGGACAGGGCGCCGTAGCTGACCGAGTTGACGGCGAGTTCATGCATAGCCAGGCCGATGTGAAGCGCGGCATTGGGGTTGAGGTAGGGATTGGCGCCCCGGAAGCGAAGGCTGTGCGGTGTATTCGTCCCATAGCGCCCAACCTGGCTCGTCACCAGTTCATGAAGGGCCGCACCGCGCCAGTTCGAGGACGTAACCAGATCCTGGGAGGAGGCCAGGGACTGCAGCCGGCCGCGAAAGCGCGTCAGGAAGTCGCCGATGCCATCTGAATAGCGGCCGGTCTGGCTCGCGATGCTCTGGATGATCGCCAGGAGGTTCTTCGAGCGGTGGCTGACCTCGCGCAGCAGCGTTGTCAGTGTCTGTTCGCGCCGCTTCTGCTCGGTCGTCTCGACCATGGTGGTGACGACACCTTGCACGTCACCAGCGTCGCCCCGATCGGCATCGACCCAAACCTGAAACCAGCGGACGCCGTTCTCGACCGGAACACTGATCTCGAGGCGCTCCGGATTGCCGGTCGCAACCACATCGCGCTTGGCCGCGCTGATCCGGTCGGCCTGCGCCATCGGCAGGATGCCGTTGCCGTCGGAATTATCCGAAGCCCAGGGCGCGCGCATGTTGCGAGCCCACACGGTCTTCATTTCGCGATCCTGATAGAGGACGGAAATCCCTGCATTGTGCAGTGCGTGGAGAAGAGCCCGGCCAAGCTGCATGCCACTTTCCGCCGGATGCAAGGCGATGACTTCATCGCTCCGTGCGCCTTCCGTTTTATCTGCAGTCCTGGAGCGCATCGGTCTATCTGTCCACCCAACTCAGGCTGAACGGCTCACTGTCGAATGGGTTCCAAATGAATGTCCCGAGAACCTGCCCCTCTAAAGCGGTCCGCCGGACGGCGTCCCTTGAGGGATACCGCCCGGCGGTGGCTGGAAACCGTTTGAGGGGTGCGGCTTCCAGTGTTCGCTCGCGAAGCGTTCCTCACGCCCGTCTAAACAGGCCGGCCAGCAGCGAGATAACCAGGAAAGCGAGAAAAATGAAGAACAATATCTGCGCTATACCAGCGGATGTGCCGGCGATACCGCCGAAACCAAGCGCGCCGGCAATGATTGCCACGACGAGAAATACGAGCGCCCAGTAAAGCATGGTTCATCTCCTTCCGAATGGTGCAGGGAAAACGTGGGTGGATGCGGTTTGTTCCACCATTTGCCGAAAAAGGCGATGCTTGCAAACTGTTAGAGACGGAACCGACAGCGAAATTCGGCGATGATGGCTTCGGCCGCCAAGGCCGCCCGATGCGTCGCATCGGGCGGCCTTGATCCTGGACATTCCTGCCGGAAAACAGCGAATCTATGCGGCGGCCTTTGCCTGGCGGTCGAAGAACAGCGCCTGGCTGATCAGCGCCTTGACCATGTCGGGATTGAACGGCTTGGTCACCAGGAAGGCCGGTTCGGGGCGCTCGCCGGTCAACAGCCGCTCGGGGAAGGCGGTGATGAAGATAACCGGCACGGAGGTTGACGACAGGATCTCGTTGACCGCCTCGATGCCCGAACTGCCGTCGGCGAGCTGGATGTCGGCCAGCACCATCTTCGGCCGCGTCTTGCCGAACATCGTCACTGCTTCGGCATGCGTGCGCGCCGTTCCAACCACACGATGACCGAGGCTCTCGACCATCTCCTCTATGTCCATGGCAATCAGCGGCTCGTCCTCGATGATGAGCACGTCGGTCGCCACCTGGCGGGAAATTTCATTGCTTGCCTGGGCAAGCAGTTCGGAGAATTGCTGGTCACCGACGTCGAGAATCTCGGCCGCCTCGTCCTCGCTGAAACCTTCGACGGCGACCAGCAGGAAAGCCTGGCGGGGCAGCGGCGCGATCGCATTGAGATTGGCGGCGGCGCGCTGCTCCCACGCCGATTGCGCATGCTCCTGCGGTACGCGGATGGCGACCGAGGTGAACAGCTTGGCGAAAACCTTGTAAAGAGCGATGCGGTCGCTCGAAGCTTGAGGGAAGATGTCGACGTCGGCGATGATGGCCTCAAGCATCGCGGCGACCAGCGCGTCGCCGCTCTCTTGCGATCCCGAGACAGCGCGCGAGAAGCGGCGCAGGAACGGCAGATGCGGTGCGATGGTGGCGGATAAACTCATGGTAGAACGTCTCCCTCAGAATGACGTGATTGCCTGGATTGCAGGTCAAGCTGATTGCAAGCCCCGCTAATACAACGCGGGTTTTCCGAAAAAGTTCCGGCCGATATGGAACGAATAGGCGAGAACGGCGTTTGGTGTCGGGATGGGCAACCAGACGAGGGTGCCGCTTGCCTTATGTCGAGTTGAGTATGAGCGGCCTAGCGCTGGGAATATAAGGGCGAAATGAAGGATATGACGAAAGATATTCTGGCTGGCGCCGAGGGCAGGCGCCGGAACGGTGTCGGTGACCCTCTGGGGCCGAACTCCGAGATCGGACGTAAACTCAAACAATATTATGACGAGCTGGTCTCCGACGATGTGCCGGATCGATTTGCCCAGTTGCTCAGCCAGCTGGAACAGACCGAACCCGCACAGAAGAAGGACTGAGGCATGGCAGCGGTCTCCCAAGGCTTCAAGACCGATCTGCTTGGGGCAATCCCGAGCTTGCGGGCCTTTGCCGTGTCGCTGACGCAGAATGCAGACAAGGCCGACGACCTTGTCCAGGAAACGTTGGTCAAGGCCTGGGACAAGCATGAGAGCTTCCAGCCCGGCACCAATCTCAAGGCATGGCTTTTCACGATCCTGCGCAATGAATTCTATTCGCAGATGCGCAAGCGCGGCCGCGAGGTACAGGACAGCGACGGCATCATGACAGCCAGGCTCGCGGTGCATCCCGCCCAGCACGGCCAACTCGACCTCAAGGATTTTCGTGGCGCCCTCGAGCAATTGCCGGAAGACCAGCGCGAGGCCATCATCCTCATCGGCGCATCGGGCTTCTCCTATGAGGAGGCCGCCGAAATCTGCGGTTGCGCGGTCGGAACGATCAAGAGCCGCGTCAGCAGGGCCCGCACGCGCCTGCAGGAGATTCTGAAGATTTCCGGCGAGGACGAATATGGTCCCGATGCGATCTCGGCTCAGGTCACGGGAACCGCGGCGCATTGACGTAAGGTCCGAAAACGAATTCGGACGCAGCTATATCGATCTCATCCCGCAGAGCCGCGTCCGTAAGCCCGCGCCACCGCTTCGACCAGATCTTCGCCTGAATAGGGTTTGGTTACCAGCCTGACCCCCGGAAAGGACGCCTTGATCTCGTCCGCATCCGAATAGCCGGAGGCAAACACGAAAGGGACGCCTGTTTCCCGCAAGCCGGCGGCGAATTCGAGGGTCGATGTGCCGCCCAGCATCAGATCGACAATGGCCGCGTCAAACTCGATCGCGACCTTTCCGCCGTCAACCTCGGCCAAGTCTCGGGCTATCACCACCTCGCGTGCACCGTGGTCGCGGCAAAGCTGCTCGACATCCATGGCGATGAGGAATTCGTCCTCCAGGACAAGAATCCGCAATCCGTCAAGCAATGTGGGCATCACAGGTGAAGGCTCCTTGAAACGCCGGGAGTCATGATCGCAATTGCGTGTGTTGTCATTTAAAAAAGACATGCCTTCAATCCGGAACTCGGTTCCCGGCAAAACGTTTAAGAGTACCTGCTGACCGGCAGGCTTCGAAGAGGGGTCGAAATGCCAGGGCAGAACGGGCGTGCTTCATCGAGCCGACAATATCCCTGCGAGAAGTGTCCTTTAAGGCCATTACCGGTTTTCCGCGAGTTCGAAAATCAGGAACTGGCCTTCATCAGCAAGTTCAAGAAGGGGGAGCTCGCGGTCGACAAGGGCGCCACGGTGCTCGTGGAGGGGAGCCATAGCGCCCATCTCTACACTGTGCTGTCCGGCTGGGCATTCCGCTACAAGCTGTTGCCGGACGGGCGCCGACAAATCCTCAACTATCTCATGCCCGGCGATCTCATCGGCCTGCAAGGCAGCGTCATGGGCGAGATGCAGCATTCCGTCGAGGCCTTGTCGCCGATGCTGCTTTGCGTTTTTGAACGCGACAATCTGCACGAACTCTACCGCAACCATCCGGGTCTCGGCTACGACATCACCTGGATCGCGTCGCGCGAAGAACGCATGCTGGACGAGAACCTGCTTAGCGTCGGCCGCCGCAGCGCGATCGAGCGCGCCGCTTATCTGATTGCCTTCATATCCAGCCGCGCCAAGGTCGTCGGACTGAACGGCAAGCAATCCATCCAGATTCCCATCACGCAGCAGCACATCGCCGATACGCTCGGCCTGTCGCTGGTTCACACCAACAAGACGATCCGCAAACTGATGGACCGCAAGCTGATCCTTTGGCGGGATGGTGGTTGCGAGGTGGTCGACACTGAAGGGCTCAAGCAACTCGCAGGCTGGGAAGGGTTGGGCGAGGGCCGTCGTCCCCTGATCTGACGACGTCCTCTCGCCCTGGTTTGGTGATTGGTGCGTACGCTCTTGTTTTCGACTAGAGCAGTTCACTGTTTCGCGGAAACAGCGAATTGCTCTATCTCTTTGTTTTTGACGCAACTCCGGACGGAAAACCGTTTCACACTTTTCCTGGAGTTGCTCTAGTTTGTCCCGATGCCGGAACCTTGAGACGCAAGGCGCGTTTGAAATCGAGCAATCACAAGGAGTTAAGCAATGGCAACCGCCGCAGGAAAGACCGCCAACGAAGCGCGGACGAATTCGGACCTCGAAGCCGACATCAAGCAGCTGAAGGCCGATATCGACAAGCTTACCAAACAGTTGGCCAAGACCGGCGAACACGGCTACGGCACGGCGCGCCGTGCGGCGGCCGAGGGTGTCGAGCAGCTGCGCGCCCAAGGGGAAGCAGCCTTCGACAGCCTGCGCGGCAATGCAAGGGATATCGAGGCGCAGATGCTGGCGAGCGTGCGCGAAAAGCCGGTGACGTCGCTGGCGATCGCCGCGGGCGTCGGCTTCCTGTTCGCGCTGCTCGCGCGTCGCTAGATCCGCCCCAGATGGGACTGCTGGCATCCCTGCTTTCGGGTTTCGCCTCGGGTGAAACCGTGGCCGCCATACGCCGCGCGCGCACGGCGGCCATCATCTATGCGATCGCCGCCCTGGCGGCTTTGTGCGGTCTCGGCTTTCTGGTTGGGGCAGCCTATATCTGGACCGCGGCCCGCTATGGATCGTTCGCGGCGGCGCTTGGCTTCGGTGTCGGCTTCCTGGTGATCGCCGGCCTCGTTCTTCTCGTCCATCGCTTGATGTCCGGCGCCCGTGCACGCCGCGAGGCGCGGCGGCGCAACGCCGACATGAAGGCGATCGGTATCACGGCCGCACTTGCGGTGCTGCCGGCCTTGCTCAAGGGAAAGGGCGGCCTCGGCGTCATTCTGGGCCCGGCCGTGGCGCTCGCCGCCTATGCCATATACCGCGAGAATACGAAGCCCGACGATCCGGATGCTGGGCACGAAACATGACGCCGCCGCTCCGGTCCTGGATCGGATCCGTCACTTGGACAGATCTTCCAGCGGCATCGATATCTCGGCGAAGACACCCTCGGGCCGGAATTCATGGGTGACTTCGCTTGAAATGACCTTGGCCAGGCTGCGGCGGATGAGAATCGAGCCGAAGCCGTGGCGCTGCGGCGGGGCGACTTCAGGGCCGCCGCTTTCGCGCCAGGTCAGCACCAGGCGCCGGTCGCCCTTCCTGCCTTGTGTCTTCCAGTCGAGATCAACCTTGCCGGATGCAACCGACAGCGATCCATATTGCAACGCATTGCTGGCCAGTTCGTGCAGGATGAGCCCGAGGCCAACGGCCTGGTCGGGCGACAGCAAAAGGTCGGCCCCGGAGATGGTGATACGCGGCTGGTTGTCGGTGTCAAAGGGCCTGATCTCGATCTGGACGAGTTCGCGGATGCCGATGCCGCGCCACTCGCGATCGGACAACAGATTGTGGGCGATGCCCAATGCCTGAAGCCGTGCGCCAAAGGCGTCGAGGAATTCGCTCGGCTGGCGGGCGTGACGCACGGTCTGCGTCGCCAGCGCCTGGACGGTCGCCAGTGTGTTCTTGACGCGGTGGTTGAGCTCACGCAGCAGGAGCCGCTGCCGCTCTTCGCCGAGCTTGCGTTCGGAAATGTCGTAGTTGACGCCAAAGATCAGCGTCGGCTTGCCGTCGCCGTCGCGCTCGATGACGCTGCCGCGCGTGGCCACCCAGCGCGGCGGGTGAAAGTCCTTCACCCGGTATTCGCCGAAATAATCGTCGCTGCCGGTCAAGGCGTCGCGAAAGCGGGTTTCGGTCTGATAGACGTCGCGCGGATCTATGGCGGTCAGGATGTCGCGCGCCCGCAGCCGGGTCGAACGCGGCAGGTTGAACAATTCCGACAATCGCACATCGCATTCGATGATGTCGGTGCGGACATCCCATGCCCAGCTGGCCAGCGATGCCGCATCGAGCGCGATGGCACGCCGCTTCTCCTCGCGCGCAAGCGCTGCCTCGGCGATGGCGCCGCTGCGGGTCGCGTCCTTCAAGGTGAACAGGCTGGCGGCAAGGCCTGCCAGCGTCTTCAACTGGTCGAGCTTGGCCTGTGACGGAAAGGCATGTGGCTTGCGGTCGAGCACGCACAGCGTGCCGATCCTGGCGCCTGCCACGAGCATCGGCGCGCCGGCATAGAAACGCACGTGGTGCTTGCCGGTGACCAGCGGATTGGCCTTGAAACGCGGGTCCGTCGTCGCGTCGGTCACCACCATGGGATCGTCGCCGGCGGCGATGGCGTGGGCACAGAAGGAGATGTCGGTCGGGGTTTCGGTCTCGTCGAGCCCAAGGCAGGACTTGAACCATTGCCGCTCGACATCGACGAGCGTCACCAGGGCGATCGGCACCTGCATCACGGACGCGGCAAGGCCGGTGATGCGGTCGAAATCCGGGTCGGCCGCTGTATCCAGCATCGCCAGCCCATGCAGCACGGCCAGCCGCTCTTCATCCTCTATCGAGCGCGCCACCTCGGCCGGCAGGCTCGCCCCTATTTCCGCCTTGCTATTCACCTCAATCCCCAATGCCCATGCCGGTCTTCGCCGTCTTGCCAACCCACCGGCCCGTCACGGGCTCGCTTTCCCGGAACCATCCTAGCAGGGAACCGTTACCCGACCGTGTTTTGCCGAGTGCGCCCACAGGCGCAGAACGAAACAAGGATCGGCCATGACCAAGATCATTCCCGAAGACAAGGCGCGACAGGGCCGATGGGGCTGGCACGGCCTGCGCATCCTGATCGCCGCGCTGCTGCTGGCTATCGCTGCCTGGGGCATCGCCGAAATCTATGGTGAGGTGGCCAAGACACCGGCGACGGAGCAGGGAAGTGCGCCGAGCGGCTAGGGCAATTGCGGGAAAGGCGTGAGGCGGCTCTCCGCCCGGAATGGCGTCAAGACAATGCTCTGTGTTCTCGGCCGTCATGGTTCGGGATAGCATCAGGCGGCCTTTGCCTCGGCGAGGCTTGCGGGCACCAGGACGTTCAGCGCACAAGGCTTGATCTCGATGGTCGTTTCCCGATCGAGCCGGACCAGTTCACCGTCCATGACGGCGCGGAACTTCCTGCTGCCGGAATGGATTTTCAGGACAGTGCGGTCGGC is part of the Mesorhizobium loti genome and encodes:
- a CDS encoding CHASE domain-containing protein codes for the protein MKKLFPIVAFIAVALISMTMAGFAYFATQEAARIKFEAAADDALNRIESRIDLHLSLLRSTQALFDARNGDISQNEFKAFFNALDVDTNFAGLRGIGFLRLVKTGDEAAVERDILHDFGASHPVYPETTQPWRAPIMLFEPMDPSNQAGIGYDMFSEPVRRAAIEKAMADDQQHASGLVQLGQGTGATRTFTGFLVFVRLNVETAPEVINASRSSTAGFLYAAFRARDLFQIALSRAPLLPVNTEIYDGAVNSDNLLFQSETPPVSSFGDRLLVTRKITVAGRPWTVLFRPTSAFSQPSSRAIPVMLGLFGLLAAGAIALVARYQERAYEAASRLHETTEKSLLEKDLMLQEMKHRIKNSITRVLAIARQTASRATDVNEFSASFSARLQAMAASQDMLTRSRWQKADLADLLRIELGQVFGKDLPEGLLTGPEVLLDETTTQALGLTFHELATNALKYGEVGNSASSHRSDWALKVDWSLEGRGRERTLALNWREAGKKKVEAPAETGFGTKLIDLNVTRELRGTIKRDFQADGLKVEIRIPLTG
- a CDS encoding YMGG-like glycine zipper-containing protein, with translation MRKMIIAMVAVAALSGCTSTEKDVAGGTLIGAGIGGLVGGGKGALIGAAVGAGSGLLVRNLRNGYCQYRDRHGRIYTARCN
- a CDS encoding sensor histidine kinase — its product is MRSRTADKTEGARSDEVIALHPAESGMQLGRALLHALHNAGISVLYQDREMKTVWARNMRAPWASDNSDGNGILPMAQADRISAAKRDVVATGNPERLEISVPVENGVRWFQVWVDADRGDAGDVQGVVTTMVETTEQKRREQTLTTLLREVSHRSKNLLAIIQSIASQTGRYSDGIGDFLTRFRGRLQSLASSQDLVTSSNWRGAALHELVTSQVGRYGTNTPHSLRFRGANPYLNPNAALHIGLAMHELAVNSVSYGALSRPDGFVEVTADLNTAESGEVTLSLTWAEAIGANGGRGTEKRFGSVALERVVPTSLGGTATLDITDGRLEYRLVVPHSNFEAQ
- a CDS encoding DUF1328 domain-containing protein — encoded protein: MLYWALVFLVVAIIAGALGFGGIAGTSAGIAQILFFIFLAFLVISLLAGLFRRA
- a CDS encoding response regulator, giving the protein MSLSATIAPHLPFLRRFSRAVSGSQESGDALVAAMLEAIIADVDIFPQASSDRIALYKVFAKLFTSVAIRVPQEHAQSAWEQRAAANLNAIAPLPRQAFLLVAVEGFSEDEAAEILDVGDQQFSELLAQASNEISRQVATDVLIIEDEPLIAMDIEEMVESLGHRVVGTARTHAEAVTMFGKTRPKMVLADIQLADGSSGIEAVNEILSSTSVPVIFITAFPERLLTGERPEPAFLVTKPFNPDMVKALISQALFFDRQAKAAA
- a CDS encoding NepR family anti-sigma factor, translated to MKDMTKDILAGAEGRRRNGVGDPLGPNSEIGRKLKQYYDELVSDDVPDRFAQLLSQLEQTEPAQKKD
- a CDS encoding RNA polymerase sigma factor is translated as MAAVSQGFKTDLLGAIPSLRAFAVSLTQNADKADDLVQETLVKAWDKHESFQPGTNLKAWLFTILRNEFYSQMRKRGREVQDSDGIMTARLAVHPAQHGQLDLKDFRGALEQLPEDQREAIILIGASGFSYEEAAEICGCAVGTIKSRVSRARTRLQEILKISGEDEYGPDAISAQVTGTAAH
- a CDS encoding response regulator produces the protein MPGTEFRIEGMSFLNDNTRNCDHDSRRFKEPSPVMPTLLDGLRILVLEDEFLIAMDVEQLCRDHGAREVVIARDLAEVDGGKVAIEFDAAIVDLMLGGTSTLEFAAGLRETGVPFVFASGYSDADEIKASFPGVRLVTKPYSGEDLVEAVARAYGRGSAG
- a CDS encoding Crp/Fnr family transcriptional regulator, which encodes MPGQNGRASSSRQYPCEKCPLRPLPVFREFENQELAFISKFKKGELAVDKGATVLVEGSHSAHLYTVLSGWAFRYKLLPDGRRQILNYLMPGDLIGLQGSVMGEMQHSVEALSPMLLCVFERDNLHELYRNHPGLGYDITWIASREERMLDENLLSVGRRSAIERAAYLIAFISSRAKVVGLNGKQSIQIPITQQHIADTLGLSLVHTNKTIRKLMDRKLILWRDGGCEVVDTEGLKQLAGWEGLGEGRRPLI
- a CDS encoding DUF883 family protein → MATAAGKTANEARTNSDLEADIKQLKADIDKLTKQLAKTGEHGYGTARRAAAEGVEQLRAQGEAAFDSLRGNARDIEAQMLASVREKPVTSLAIAAGVGFLFALLARR
- a CDS encoding sensor histidine kinase produces the protein MNSKAEIGASLPAEVARSIEDEERLAVLHGLAMLDTAADPDFDRITGLAASVMQVPIALVTLVDVERQWFKSCLGLDETETPTDISFCAHAIAAGDDPMVVTDATTDPRFKANPLVTGKHHVRFYAGAPMLVAGARIGTLCVLDRKPHAFPSQAKLDQLKTLAGLAASLFTLKDATRSGAIAEAALAREEKRRAIALDAASLASWAWDVRTDIIECDVRLSELFNLPRSTRLRARDILTAIDPRDVYQTETRFRDALTGSDDYFGEYRVKDFHPPRWVATRGSVIERDGDGKPTLIFGVNYDISERKLGEERQRLLLRELNHRVKNTLATVQALATQTVRHARQPSEFLDAFGARLQALGIAHNLLSDREWRGIGIRELVQIEIRPFDTDNQPRITISGADLLLSPDQAVGLGLILHELASNALQYGSLSVASGKVDLDWKTQGRKGDRRLVLTWRESGGPEVAPPQRHGFGSILIRRSLAKVISSEVTHEFRPEGVFAEISMPLEDLSK